One Dreissena polymorpha isolate Duluth1 chromosome 9, UMN_Dpol_1.0, whole genome shotgun sequence genomic window carries:
- the LOC127844749 gene encoding selenoprotein Pb-like has translation MVKLNRLSAGWLAVVCIALPVLSFAQTTCRLPPAWTVNGVAPMEGTRGHVTVLALLKASTKRGQLARQTITDIRFLIVNAADQRSVDNVGELARRVSFPVYQDTERAQIWSQLGGEKDDLLVYDRCGLLTHHLRLPNSLLNKRHFGNATWETYFQNPCHCDPSSSQTLPVAVVTPALNHHRPYNRGSRNQNHNGQHHHHHHHDHHQNRKGDRNTCMKRDVTSSHDSANELILIRSRMREILSSRISSCRPDDTLCHIIRSNELPFRPNHRRFVKKNLKRL, from the exons ATGGTAAAGCTAAACCGGCTTAGTGCCGGTTGGCTGGCTGTCGTCTGCATCGCGCTTCCGGTGCTATCCTTCGCCCAGACGACATGTCGTCTGCCGCCCGCATGGACGGTGAACGGCGTGGCTCCGATGGAAGGCACGCGCGGTCATGTGACAGTCTTGGCCCTTCTGAAGGCCAGC ACTAAACGCGGACAGCTTGCCAGGCAGACTATCACTGATATCCGTTTCCTGATCGTCAACGCGGCCGATCAGCGCTCCGTTGATAACGTCGGGGAGCTGGCGAGGCGCGTCTCATTTCCGGTCTACCAGGACACGGAGCGCGCGCAGATCTGGAGTCAACTCGGTGGCGAGAAGGACGACCTGCTCGTTTATGACAG GTGTGGCCTACTAACCCACCATCTCCGACTACCGAACAGCCTCCTGAACAAACGTCACTTCGGGAACGCCACTTGGGAGACCTACTTCCAAAATCCTTGCCATTGCGACCCATCATCCTCCCAAACTCTCCCGGTGGCCGTCGTCACGCCTGCCCTAAATCACCACCGTCCCTATAACCGAGGTTCCCGGAACCAAAATCATAATGgccagcatcatcatcatcatcatcatgatcaccaTCAAAATCGGAAAGGTGACAGAAACACGTGTATGAAGCGCGACGTAACCAGCAGCCACGATTCAGCAAACGAGCTCATCCTTATTCGAAGCCGAATGCGCGAGATTCTCTCCAGCCGGATATCAAGTTGTCGACCAGACGACACACTGTGTCACATCATCCGATCCAATGAGTTACCGTTCCGACCAAATCACCGTAGGTTTGTAAAGAAAAACCTTAAACGACTTTGA